Proteins from a genomic interval of Arachis hypogaea cultivar Tifrunner chromosome 10, arahy.Tifrunner.gnm2.J5K5, whole genome shotgun sequence:
- the LOC112715386 gene encoding uncharacterized protein produces the protein MPTSGVQTLEKSEKLALNARPTPNPGVQTPMRDQTPESADSNPPKKASPTTSVGNKPAATKVKEYKAKIPYPQKLSQAEQDKKFVRFADYLRTLEIKIPFAEALEQIPSYAKFMKEILSHKKDWRETKKVFLTEECSVVILKSLPEKLKDPGSFMIPCTLEGTCTKTALCDLGASINLILVSTIRKVGLTEEVKPTRICLQLADGSTKIPSGVIEDMIVKVGPFVFPTDFVVLEMEEHKSATLIFGRLFLATGRTLIDVQKGEVTLRVNEDEFKLNVVKAMQHPDTPNDCMSVDIIDSLVEDVNMTESLESELEDIFKDVQPDLEEPEKTKEPMKTPQEEEKPPKPELKPLPPSLKYAFLGEDDTFSVIISSALESQEEKALIQVLRTHKTALGWSISDLKGISPARCMHKILLEDDAKPVVQPQRRQNPAMKEVVQKDVTKLLEAGIIYPISDSPW, from the coding sequence atgcccacttctggcgttcaaacgctagaaaagagtgaaaaactggcgttaaacgcccgtcCAACCCCTAATCCcggtgttcaaacgccaatgagggatcagacacctgaaagtgctgatagtaaccctcctaagaaggcttctccaaccacctctgtaggaaataaacctgcagcaactaaggttaaggaatataaagccaagatcccttatcctcagaaactcagccaagcagaacaggataaaaaatttgtccgctttgcagactatctcaggactcttgaaataaagatcccgtttgcagaggcacttgagcaaataccctcttatgctaagttcatgaaagagatcttaagtcataagaaggattggagagaaactaaaaaagtattcctcactgaagaatgcagtgtagtcattttgaaaagcttaccagagaagcttaaagatcccggaagctttatgataccatgcacattagagggtacttgtaccaagacagctctatgtgatcttggggcaagtattaacctgATACTtgtatccactatcagaaaggttggtttgactgaagaagtcaaaccaacccggatatgcctccaacttgctgatggctccactaaaattccatcaggcgtaattgaggatatgattgtcaaggttgggccgtttgtctttcccactgactttgtggtgctggaaatggaggagcacaagagtgcaactctcatttttggaagacttttcctagcaactggacgaaccctcattgatgtccaaaaaggggaggtgaccctgagagtcaatgaggatgagtttaagttgaatgttgtcaaagctatgcagcacccagacaccccaaacgactgcatgagcgttgatattattgactctctagtgGAAGatgtcaatatgactgagagtcttgaatcagagctagaggacatttttaaagatgttcagcctgatctggaggaaccagagaaaacaaaagaacctatgaaaactcctcaggaagaggagaagcctcctaaacccgagctcaaaccactaccaccatccctgaaatatgcatttctaggagaggaTGACACTTTTtccgtgatcataagctctgctttagagtcacaggaagagaaagcactaattcaagtgctaaggacacacaagacagctcttgggtggtccataagtgatcttaagggcattagcccagccagatgcatgcacaagatcctattggaggatgatgctaagccagtggttcaaccacagaggcggcaaaatccagccatgaaggaagtagtgcagaaagatgtcactaagttactagaggccgggattatttatcctatttctgatagcccctggtga